The segment GGTTCGACGCCTTCCTGATCACGCCGAACAAGCTGGCCGTGGTGGTCGGCGACGTGGTGGGCCGGGGGATCGAGGCGGCCACCACGATGGGCCAGCTGCGCAGCGCGATCCGGGCCCTCGCCTCGGCGGAGAACGGGCCGGCCCGGCTGCTGGAGGGGCTGGACCGGTTCTGCGACCGGGTCGACACGGCCCGGATGGCCACCGTCGTCTACGCCGAGGTGGACCTGCTCAGCGGCGAGCTGTCGTACGCCTGCGCCGGTCACCTGCCGCCGCTGCTGCACGAGCCGGCCGGCTCCCCGCAGTACCTGTTGCAGGCCCGGTCGGCGCCGCTCGGCTCGCGGGCCGGTGACCGCCGGCGTACCGAACACCGGGTCCGCCTGGCTGCCGGAAGCCGCCTGCTGCTCTACACCGACGGCCTGGTGGAGCGCCGCGGCCGGGCCATCGACCGCGGCTTCGAGGCGCTGGCCCGGGAGTACGCCCGGCGCCGCGACGCGCCGCTCAAGGGCCTGACCGCCGGGCTCGCCGACACCATGGTCGGCCGTGACCACGGCGACGACGTCTGCCTGCTCTGCCTGACCCTCGGCACCGAGGAGCGGCTGGAACGCTCGATCGGCGCCGACCCGCTGCAGATCGCGCTGCTCCGGGCCGACCTGCGCGGCTGGCTGGTCGGGCACGCGGTCGACCCGGAGTGCGTGGACGCGGTCCTGCTGGCCTGCTCCGAGGCGGTGGCGAACGCGATCGAGCACGGCTACCGGGACGACCCGTTCGGCGTGGTCGACGTGGCGGCCACGGTCAGCGCGGACGCGGTCGAGGTCCGGGTCACCGACCGGGGCAGCTGGCGTGGCCCGGGCGCCGACTTCGTCCGTGGTCGCGGGCTGCAGCTGATCGAGGATTCGATGGACGAGGTCTTCTTCGACCGTGGTGAGGGGACGACGGTCACCATGCGACGGCATCGAGGAGGAGCACGATGACCGACCAGTGGGTGAGTTTCTCCCAGCGCGGGGTGGCGGAGCTGGTCCACCTCAAGGGCGAGATCGACCTGGCCAACGCCAACGACATCGGCCGGGCGATCGTCGCCCGCACCACCGACGCGGACGCGGTGGTGATCGACCTGACCGCGGTCTCGTTCCTGGACAGCGCCGGGGTCCGGCTGCTCGACCTGATCGTCGGTGACCTGGACGACCGGGGGAAGCCGATCAAGCTGGTCGTCGGGGAGCGCGGGGCCGCCCGGATGACGCTGCAGCTCTGCGCGTTCCGTGCCGACCTGCTCGCCACCGACCTGGAGCGGGCCGCGGCGGAACTGGACTCCTAGTCCGCGTACCCTGGACACCCATGAGCGTGAGTTCCGTCTTCCCGCAGCTCGAGCAGTTGCTGCCCCGGGTCAGCAAACCGATCCAGTACGTGGGCGGCGAGCTCGGCGCCGTCGTCAAGGACTGGGACGCCACCACCGTCCGGTGGGCGCTGATGTACCCGGACGCGTACGAGGTCGGCCTGCCCAACCAGGGCGTGCAGATCCTCTACGAGGTGCTCAACGAGCAGGAGGACGTGCTCGCCGAGCGGACCTACGCGGTCTGGCCGGACCTCGAGGCGCTGATGAAGGAGAACGGCGTCCCGGCGTTCACCGTCGACGCGCACCGGCCGGTCAAGGCGTTCGACGTGCTCGGCCTGTCGTTCGCCACCGAGCTCGGCTACACCAACATGCTCTCTGCGCTCGACCTCGCCGGCATCCCGCTGGACAGCGCCGACCGCGACGAGAGCCACCCGATCGTCCTGGCCGGTGGGCACGCGAGCTTCAACCCGGAGCCGATCGCCGACTTCATCGACGCCGCCGTGCTCGGTGACGGCGAGGAAGCGGTCCTGGAGATCACCGGGATCATCCGGGAGTGGAAGGCCGAGGGCTGCCCGGGCGGCCGGGACGAGCTGCTGCTGCGTCTCGCGCGGACCGAGAGCATCTATGTGCCGCGCTTCTACGACGTGGACTACCTGCCGGACGGCCGGATCCAGCGCGTCGTGCCGAACCGGCCGGACGTGCCCTTCCGGGTCGCCAAGCGGACCACGATGGATCTGGACGCCTGGCCGTACCCGAAGAAGCCCCTGGTCCCGCTCGCCGAGACAGTGCACGAGCGCTACGCCGTGGAGATCTTCCGCGGCTGCACCCGGGGTTGCCGGTTCTGCCAGGCCGGCATGATCACCCGCCCGGTCCGGGAGCGGTCGATCACCACGGTCGGCCAGATGGTGAAGGAGGGCCTGGAGTTCTCCGGCTTCAACGAGGTCGGCCTGCTCTCGCTCTCCAGCGCCGACCACTCCGAGATCGGTGACATGTGCTCCGGCCTCGCCGAGCAGTACGCGGACACCAACGTCTCGCTGTCCCTGCCCTCCACCCGGGTCGACGCCTTCAACATCGACCTGGCCCAGGAACTCTCCCGCAACGGCCGGCGCACCGGCCTCACCTTCGCCCCCGAGGGGGGCTCGGAGCGGATCCGCAAGGTCATTAACAAGATGGTGACCAAGGAAGACCTGATCCGTACGGTCGTGACGGCGTACTCCAACGGCTGGCGCCAGGTGAAGCTGTACTTCATGTGCGGCCTGCCCACCGAGACCGACGAGGACGTCCTGGAGATCGCGCACATGGCGCACGAGGTGATCCGGGCCGGCCGCGAGGCCGCCGGCACCAAGGACATCCGCTGCACGGTGTCGATCGGCGGGTTCGTGCCGAAGCCGCACACCCCGTTCCAGTGGGCCTCGATGGAGCGCCCCGAGGTCATCGACGCCCGCCTCAAGCTGCTCAAGCAGGAGATCAACAGCGATCGGTCGCTGGGCCGGGCGATCGGTTTCCGCTACCACGACGGCGAGCCGTCGCTGATCGAGGGACTGCTGTCCCGCGGCGACCGCCGGGTCGGCCAGGTCATCCGCCGGGTCTGGGAGAAGGGCGGCCGGTTCGACGGCTGGAGCGAGCACTTCTCGTACTCGCGCTGGGTCGAGGCCTGCGCCGAGGTGCTCCCGGACTTCGGTGTCGACCTGGACTGGTTCACCACCCGTGAGCGCGAGGAGCTCGAGGTCCTGCCCTGGGACCACCTGGACTCCGGCCTCGACAAGGACTGGCTCTGGCAGGACTGGCAGGACTCGCTCAGCGAGTACGAGCAGGACGACTGCCGCTGGACCCCGTGCTTCGACTGCGGCGTCTGCCCGGCCATGGACACCGAGATCCAGATCGGCCCGACCGGCAAGAAGCTGCTTCCCCTGACACCCGTGAACAACCTGCGGGTCCCTGCTTAGGAGACCGACGATTCCCCCGAAGAACCAACCTGTTGGCGGTCAGGCCCCGGTCGTGCAGCGGCTCCGTCTTCGCTACGCGAAACGCGGTCCGCTGCGCTTCACCTCGCACCGCGACTTCGCCCGCGCCTTCGAGCGGGCACTGCGGCGCGCGGCGGTGCCGATCGCCTATTCCCAGGGCTTCACCCCACACCCCAAGATTTCGTACGCCAGCGCAGCGCCCACCGGCGTCGGCAGCGAGGCCGAATACCTGGAGATCGGCCTGCAGGCCCCGGTCGACCCGGAGCAGCTGCGGGTCGCGCTGGACGCCGCGCTCTCACCCGGCCTGGACATCCTGGAAGCGGTGATCGCCCCCGAGGGTGGCGGCAGCCTGGCCGACCGGATCGACGCCTCCCGCTGGCAGATCGAGCTGCCCGGTGTGGAACCGGTCACTGCGAAAGAAGCCGTCACCAGCTTCCTCGACGCTCCGGAAGTGCTGGTGGAGCGCATGACCAAGCAGGGCCGGCGGACTTTCGACGCCCGCGCGGCGGTGAACAGCTGCACGGTCAGCGGGGAGGCAGACCTACCTTCCGGGGCCATTGGCGTACCGTGTGCGATAATCGACCTTGTCGTACGGCAGGTTACGCCCGCCGTGCGGCCCGATGACGTCCTTTCCGGCCTGCGCGTGGTGGCCGGCCTGGAGCCGCCGGTGCCCCCCAGGGTGACCCGGCTGGCCCAGGGCACACTCACCGCGCAGGGGGAGATCGTCGATCCGTTGGACGCGGATCGCGGGGACGTCGGCATCGGAGGACGCTAGCCGGAAAGCGGTCGGCGTTCGTTGAACTGTTTTCAGCGTGGCGAGGGCTGCACGACCCGGCGCCGGCCAACCGGCCCGGTCGCCTTCGGCTCGATGCCAGGTTGAGAAAAGTTCATTTGGCAGACTTCGGCAGCCCGGCTGTAATGGCCGGGCGCGGAACACTTGCAGCGACCCTGCGTGGCAGCGCTCAAACGCGCCCGGGGTCGCGAGAACTGGAGAGCGCCCCATGCTCGATAACGAGCCCCCAGTCAACCTGGGAGATCAGGGCGGTGAACGGGACGGAGCAGTCACGCCGCCCGCAGAAGCCGCCGCAAGCACCACCCCGGCACGCCGGACGCGGGCTCCGCGTCGCAAAGCGGCAGCGCCCCCGCCGGAGGCCGATGCCGTGACCGGCGGAGCTGAGCCGGGAGCCGCCATCGAGGCGGCCGGCGCGGTGGACGCCGCCCGGTCTGCCGAGACCTCGGGCGCGCCGGAGGCTGAGGCCCCGGTCGCGCCGGTGAAGAAAGCCACCCGGAGCCGGCGGAAGGCCGCTGCGCCGCCGGCTGAGCCCGCCGCTGGTTCCCCGGCTGAGACGGCTGCTGGTTCTGCGGCCGGGTCTGCCGCTGGTTCTTCTGCTGAGACCGCCGCTGGTCCCGCGGCCGAGGTTGCCGAGGCGCCGGTTGCGCCGGTGAAGAAAGCCACCCGGAGCCGCCGCAAGGCTGCTGCCCCCGCTGCTTCCGTCGCGGCGCCGGCCGCCTCCGCCGCGGAGCCGGCCGTTGAAGCGCCCACGACGGTGGCCGCTGCGGTGGACGCCCCTGCCGCTTCTGCCGGCCAGGCCCCTGCCGCTTCTGCCGGCCAGGCCCCCGTTGCCGGCCAGGCCCCTGCTGCTTCTGCCGGCCAGGCCCCTGTTGCCGGCCAGGCCGGTGCTGTTCCTGCCGCTCAGACTTCGGCTTCGCCGAGCGCTGCCGCTGCGCCGCCGGTCGACCCCGCGGTGACCGCGGAGGACGAGATCGACGAGGACGAGGCCGCGCTCATCGAGGACGCCGCCGTGGAGGCTGCCGCGGCGGCCCGCGCCGCCGGGGTCCCGGTCGTCGGCATCCTGCCGCTCGACGATGACTTCGTGGAGGAGCAGCCGGCCCGGCCCACCCGGGCCCGCCGTGCCGCGCTGCCGCCCGCCGTGCTCTTCATGCCCCCCGACCCCGCCGAGGCCGAGCCGGCGCCGGTCAGCCGCCGCCGTCGTGCCGCGGAGCCGGCCGCCGAGGTGGAGGCCGAGGTCGCGCCGCCGTCCGGCCGGCGTCGCCGCCAGCCCGCGTCTGCCGCTTCGGCTGCACCCGCCGCCGAAGCGCCCGCTGAAGCCGTGGCCGAGGTCACCGAGACCGAGCAGCCGGTTGCCGAGGAGGCCGAGGGCACCCGCCGCAGCCGCCGCCGTCGCCGGGGCGCGGCCGAGGAGCCCGCCGAGGTCGAGGCCGTCGAGACCGAGCAGGCCGTGGTCGACGACGTCGACGAGAGCGCCGACGACGTCGAGGACGGCGTGGACGACGACTCCGATGACGACGAGGACGGTGGCGGCCGCCGCCGTCGCCGCCGGGGCCGCCGTGGCCGGGGCCGCGGGAAGGGCCCGTCGGACGAGGCCGACGAGGGCGACACCGACTCCGAGGAGGGTGCGGAGGCTTCCGCCGACGCCGAAGAGGAGGACGAGGAGTCCGACGAGGGCGAGGGCGACGGTGTCACCCGCCGCCGGCGTCGACGGCGTCGCAAGGGCTCGACCGGTGACGGCGAGGCCGGCGGCATCGAGGACGGTGTGCACACCGTGGTCCGGGTGCGCGAGCCCCGGCGTACCGATGAGGTCCAGGGGGTCTCCGGTTCGACCCGGCTGGAGGCCAAGCGCCAGCGCCGCCGGGACGGCCGTGAGCAGCGCCGGACCCGCCCGCCGATCCTGAGCGAGTCGGAGTTCCTGGCTCGCCGTGAGGCGGTCGACCGGGTGATGGTGGTCCGGCAGAAGCAGGACCGGACCCAGATCGCGGTCCTCGAGGACGGCATCCTGGTCGAGCACTACGTCGCCCGGGCCACCTCCGGCACCATGGTCGGCAACGTCTACCTCGGCAAGGTGCAGAACGTGCTGCCGAGCATGGAGGCCGCCTTCGTCGATGTGGGTCGCGGCCGCAACGCCGTGCTCTACGCCGGTGAGGTCAACTGGGACGCCACCGGCCTGGAGGGCCGGGCCCGCTCGATCGAGCAGGCGCTGCGTTCCGGCGACTCCGTGCTGGTGCAGGTCACCAAGGACCCGATCGGTCACAAGGGCGCCCGGCTGACCAGCCACATCGCGCTCTCCGGCCGGCACCTGGTCTATGTGCCCAACGGCAACGCCTCCGGGATCAGCCGCAAGCTGCCGGACAACGAGCGCAAGCGGCTCCGGGACATCCTGAAGAAGCTGGTGCCGGACGGCGCCGGCGTGATCGTCCGGACTGCGGCCGAGGGCGCCAGCGAGGACGAGCTGGCCCGCGACGTCAAGCGGCTGCAGGCGCAGTGGGAGGACATCCAGGCCAAGGCCGCCGACGGCAACGCCCCGCGGGCGCTGTCCGAGGAGCCGGACCTGGTCATCCGAGTGGTCCGGGACCTCTTCAACGAGGACTTCCGGGACCTGATCGTGCAGGGCGAGCAGGCGTACGCCGAGGTGCAGAACTACCTCGAGTCGGTCTCCCCGGACCTGGTCGAGCGGTTGCACCGGCACACCGGCGCCAGCGACGTCTTCGCCGAGCACCGGATCGACGAGCAGATCCTCAAGGGCCTGGACCGCAAGGTCTTCCTCCCGTCCGGCGGTCACCTGGTGATCGACCGGACCGAGGCGATGACCGTGGTCGACGTCAACACCGGTAAGTACACCGGCGCGGGCGGCAACCTGGAGGAGACGGTCACCCGGAACAACCTGGAGGCGGCCGAGGAGATCGTGCGCCAGCTGCGGCTGCGCGACCTCGGCGGCATCGTGGTGATCGACTTCATCGACATGGTGCTGGAGAGCAACCGCGATCTGGTGCTGCGCCGGCTGACCGAGTGCCTGGGCCGGGACCGGACCAAGCACCAGGTCACCGAGATCACCTCGCTGGGCCTGGTGCAGATGACCCGTAAGCGGATCGGCGCGGGCCTGCTGGAGGCGTTCAGCGAGACCTGTGACCACTGCAAGGGCCGCGGGCTGATCATTCACCAGGAGCCGGTTCCGGAGAAGCGTGGTGGCGGCGGGAACGGCGCTGCCACCCAGGTGAAGGCGGTGGCGGCGGCGGCGCGTACCGAGGCGCCGGCACAGCAGCAGCCGCCGCAGCAGTCGGGCGGCAAGCAGCGCCGTCGTCGCGGTGGTGGCGAGAACGCGGCCCCGGCTGTGGTGGAGGAGACTCCGGCGGTCGAGGAGACCGGCCCGGTGGCCGAGGTCGCCGAGGCGCCGCCGGTCGAGGAGACGCCGGCGCCGGAGCAGGCAGCGGCGCAGGAACAGGCCCCGGCGCCGGTGGAGACGCCGGTCGTGGGTTCGGGCATCGTGCGCCCGGCCGCCAAGCCGGCGCTGACCACCACGGGCAGTGACGACGACTACGACATGAGCGGGTACGACCTGTCCCGTTACGAGTCGGCCGACGCGAACGGCGCGGAGTACGAGGCGGCGGAGCCGATGCGGCTGGTCGGCGCTGATGACCCGGACGCGGCCGAGGAGGACGAGGACGACGACGAGCCGGTCGGCGCGGGCACGGGCGCGCGTCGCAGGTCTCGGCGGGGTGGCGCGCGTAGGCGTACGCGGCCCTGATCTTGTGGCCCGGTAGTTAGCTGTAAAGAAAGTTAACTACCGGGCTGTGTCATCCGTTACCCTCGGCGGGTCGATCCTGTCCCCCGGAGGAGACCCATCCCCATGCGTACCGTTCTGCTGGCCGCGGCCGGCCTTTCCGCTCTGCTCCTGACCGGTTGCTCCGCCGACCAGCCGGAAGCGTCCGCTCCGGCGCCGGCCTCGTCGGTGGCCGGCGCGGCCGCACCCGAGGGCGCTGCTCCCGCGGCGTCCGCCGGTGCCGAGGCGCCGGCGGGACCGGACGCTGCGGCCGGCGATGCCGCCCTGAGCGCGGACAGCGAGGCCATCTGTGAGCAGGCCTCGCGGACCAGCACCAGCTTCGGCAAGACCTTCGCCCAGGACTACCAGCTGCTGATCGAGGCCTCCGGCGAGAACGCCCAGGCCAAGCAGCAGGCGAAGCAGAAGGTGACCCGGAACGTGGACAACTTCTCGTTCGCTCTGCTCGACATGTCCAAGCTCGCCGCCGAGCCGAAACTGAAGAAGGCGCTGGCCGCGATGGGTGCGGAGGTCAAGGCGCTGAAGGGCGATCTCGACAAGATCGATGACAAGAAACTCGCCGGCCTGCATGCCACGCTGGACAAGGCGTGCGGTCGAAGCTAGGCCCGGTTTGGGTCTCAGGCCTGCGATGAAGTAGGCTTGCCGACGGCGCTTTTTCGGCGCCTGTTCCGTGCGCGCCTCGCGGCGCCAGCCGGGATCCCCAGCAGTATCCGCCAGCAGTCTTCCGGCTGCGTAAGTCTCAGGGAGTCCGCGTCGATGTACGCGATCGTCAAGACCGGCGGCAAGCAGTACAAGGTTGCCGAGGGCGACGTGATCGAGGTCGAGAAGCTCGCGGGTGCGCCCGGCGATGCGCTGACCCTCGCCGCAGTCCTCCTCGTCGACGGTGACAACCTGGTGACCGACGCGGCCAAGCTTGCCAACGTTACGGTGTCCGGCGAGATTGCCGAGCACACCAAGGGTCCGAAGATCCGGATCCACAAGTTCAAGAACAAGACCGGATACCACAAGCGCCAGGGGCACCGTCAGCCGCTGACCCGCGTCAAGGTGACCGGCATCAAGAGCGGGAAGTAGGCGCAGGCATGGCTCACAAAAAGGGTGCATCTAGCTCGCGTAACGGCCGTGAGTCCGCCGCCCAGCGACTCGGTGTGAAGCGGTTCGGCGGCCAGCTGGTCAGCGCCGGCGAGATCCTGATCCGTCAGCGGGGCACGAAGTTCCACCCGGGCGACCTGGTCGGCCGTGGTGGCGACGACACGCTCTTCGCGCTTGCCACGGGCAACGTCCTGTTCGGCACCTCGCGCGGCCGCAAGACCGTCAGCATCGTGCCGGTCGCGGAGTAGTTTTTCTCTACAGCGGGCCGTGGACCCTCGGGTCCGCGGCCCGCTGTTGTTTTTTCTCGGCTAGGGAGTGCTGAAGTGACCACGTTCGTCGACCGGGTAGTGCTGCACCTGCAGGCGGGTGACGGCGGGCACGGCTGTGTCTCCGTGCACCGGGAGAAGTTCAAGCCGCTCGGCGGCCCCGACGGCGGTGACGGCGGCCACGGCGGCAGCATCACCCTGGTCGTGGACCCGCAGCAGCACACCCTGCTGGACTTCCACTTCCACCCGCACGTCAAGGCGACCAACGGCGGCGGTGGCGCCGGTGCGAACCGGGACGGGGCGAACGGTAAGAACCTCGTGCTCAAGGTGCCGGACGGAACGGTGGTGCAGACCGCCGACGGCGAGGTGCTGGCCGACCTGATCGGGGCCGGCACGGAGTTCGAGGTGGCCCGGGGCGGTCGCGGTGGCCGGGGCAACCGGTCGCTGGCGAACACCCGCCGCAAGGTTCCGGGCTTCGCCGAGCTGGGCGAGCCGGGCGACCAGCTGGACGTCGTGCTGGAGCTGAAGAGCGTCGCTGACGTCGGCCTGGTGGGCTTCCCGTCGGCCGGCAAGTCGTCGCTGATCGCGGTGATGTCCGCGGCCAAGCCGAAGATCGCCGACTACCCGTTCACCACCCTGGTGCCGAACCTGGGCGTGGTGCAGGCCGGCGACGACACCTTCACCATCGCCGACGTGCCCGGCCTGATCCCGGGCGCGGCCACCGGCAAAGGCCTGGGCATGCAGTTCCTGCGGCACATCGAGCGCACCTCGGTGCTGGTGCACGTGCTGGACGCGGCGGCGCCGGAGATCGAGCGGGATCCGCTCGCCGACCTGGACGCGATCGAGGCGGAGCTGGCGGCGTACGGCGGGCTGGAGGACCGGCCCCGGATGGTGGTGCTCAACAAGATCGACATTCCGGACGGCCGGGACCTGGCCGAGATGG is part of the Actinoplanes sp. NBC_00393 genome and harbors:
- a CDS encoding Rne/Rng family ribonuclease, encoding MLDNEPPVNLGDQGGERDGAVTPPAEAAASTTPARRTRAPRRKAAAPPPEADAVTGGAEPGAAIEAAGAVDAARSAETSGAPEAEAPVAPVKKATRSRRKAAAPPAEPAAGSPAETAAGSAAGSAAGSSAETAAGPAAEVAEAPVAPVKKATRSRRKAAAPAASVAAPAASAAEPAVEAPTTVAAAVDAPAASAGQAPAASAGQAPVAGQAPAASAGQAPVAGQAGAVPAAQTSASPSAAAAPPVDPAVTAEDEIDEDEAALIEDAAVEAAAAARAAGVPVVGILPLDDDFVEEQPARPTRARRAALPPAVLFMPPDPAEAEPAPVSRRRRAAEPAAEVEAEVAPPSGRRRRQPASAASAAPAAEAPAEAVAEVTETEQPVAEEAEGTRRSRRRRRGAAEEPAEVEAVETEQAVVDDVDESADDVEDGVDDDSDDDEDGGGRRRRRRGRRGRGRGKGPSDEADEGDTDSEEGAEASADAEEEDEESDEGEGDGVTRRRRRRRRKGSTGDGEAGGIEDGVHTVVRVREPRRTDEVQGVSGSTRLEAKRQRRRDGREQRRTRPPILSESEFLARREAVDRVMVVRQKQDRTQIAVLEDGILVEHYVARATSGTMVGNVYLGKVQNVLPSMEAAFVDVGRGRNAVLYAGEVNWDATGLEGRARSIEQALRSGDSVLVQVTKDPIGHKGARLTSHIALSGRHLVYVPNGNASGISRKLPDNERKRLRDILKKLVPDGAGVIVRTAAEGASEDELARDVKRLQAQWEDIQAKAADGNAPRALSEEPDLVIRVVRDLFNEDFRDLIVQGEQAYAEVQNYLESVSPDLVERLHRHTGASDVFAEHRIDEQILKGLDRKVFLPSGGHLVIDRTEAMTVVDVNTGKYTGAGGNLEETVTRNNLEAAEEIVRQLRLRDLGGIVVIDFIDMVLESNRDLVLRRLTECLGRDRTKHQVTEITSLGLVQMTRKRIGAGLLEAFSETCDHCKGRGLIIHQEPVPEKRGGGGNGAATQVKAVAAAARTEAPAQQQPPQQSGGKQRRRRGGGENAAPAVVEETPAVEETGPVAEVAEAPPVEETPAPEQAAAQEQAPAPVETPVVGSGIVRPAAKPALTTTGSDDDYDMSGYDLSRYESADANGAEYEAAEPMRLVGADDPDAAEEDEDDDEPVGAGTGARRRSRRGGARRRTRP
- a CDS encoding STAS domain-containing protein, producing MTDQWVSFSQRGVAELVHLKGEIDLANANDIGRAIVARTTDADAVVIDLTAVSFLDSAGVRLLDLIVGDLDDRGKPIKLVVGERGAARMTLQLCAFRADLLATDLERAAAELDS
- the rpmA gene encoding 50S ribosomal protein L27, whose translation is MAHKKGASSSRNGRESAAQRLGVKRFGGQLVSAGEILIRQRGTKFHPGDLVGRGGDDTLFALATGNVLFGTSRGRKTVSIVPVAE
- the obgE gene encoding GTPase ObgE, with product MTTFVDRVVLHLQAGDGGHGCVSVHREKFKPLGGPDGGDGGHGGSITLVVDPQQHTLLDFHFHPHVKATNGGGGAGANRDGANGKNLVLKVPDGTVVQTADGEVLADLIGAGTEFEVARGGRGGRGNRSLANTRRKVPGFAELGEPGDQLDVVLELKSVADVGLVGFPSAGKSSLIAVMSAAKPKIADYPFTTLVPNLGVVQAGDDTFTIADVPGLIPGAATGKGLGMQFLRHIERTSVLVHVLDAAAPEIERDPLADLDAIEAELAAYGGLEDRPRMVVLNKIDIPDGRDLAEMVRPDLEARGYQVFELSAVTREGLREFGFALAKLVAENRAAKPVEEATRIVIRPRAVDDAGFTIELDEDGVFVIRGTQVERWVRQTNFDNDEAIGYLADRLDRLGVEAALAKKGAQAGSPVRIGQREFDWQPNAGEYVSGPRGTDSRLEELDTRPSAAQRLAARKARRVRNEDEVLHMAADGTVSSVANSHMPVLVEDDEDTDE
- a CDS encoding TIGR03960 family B12-binding radical SAM protein, which codes for MSVSSVFPQLEQLLPRVSKPIQYVGGELGAVVKDWDATTVRWALMYPDAYEVGLPNQGVQILYEVLNEQEDVLAERTYAVWPDLEALMKENGVPAFTVDAHRPVKAFDVLGLSFATELGYTNMLSALDLAGIPLDSADRDESHPIVLAGGHASFNPEPIADFIDAAVLGDGEEAVLEITGIIREWKAEGCPGGRDELLLRLARTESIYVPRFYDVDYLPDGRIQRVVPNRPDVPFRVAKRTTMDLDAWPYPKKPLVPLAETVHERYAVEIFRGCTRGCRFCQAGMITRPVRERSITTVGQMVKEGLEFSGFNEVGLLSLSSADHSEIGDMCSGLAEQYADTNVSLSLPSTRVDAFNIDLAQELSRNGRRTGLTFAPEGGSERIRKVINKMVTKEDLIRTVVTAYSNGWRQVKLYFMCGLPTETDEDVLEIAHMAHEVIRAGREAAGTKDIRCTVSIGGFVPKPHTPFQWASMERPEVIDARLKLLKQEINSDRSLGRAIGFRYHDGEPSLIEGLLSRGDRRVGQVIRRVWEKGGRFDGWSEHFSYSRWVEACAEVLPDFGVDLDWFTTREREELEVLPWDHLDSGLDKDWLWQDWQDSLSEYEQDDCRWTPCFDCGVCPAMDTEIQIGPTGKKLLPLTPVNNLRVPA
- a CDS encoding TIGR03936 family radical SAM-associated protein, with protein sequence MQRLRLRYAKRGPLRFTSHRDFARAFERALRRAAVPIAYSQGFTPHPKISYASAAPTGVGSEAEYLEIGLQAPVDPEQLRVALDAALSPGLDILEAVIAPEGGGSLADRIDASRWQIELPGVEPVTAKEAVTSFLDAPEVLVERMTKQGRRTFDARAAVNSCTVSGEADLPSGAIGVPCAIIDLVVRQVTPAVRPDDVLSGLRVVAGLEPPVPPRVTRLAQGTLTAQGEIVDPLDADRGDVGIGGR
- the rplU gene encoding 50S ribosomal protein L21 produces the protein MYAIVKTGGKQYKVAEGDVIEVEKLAGAPGDALTLAAVLLVDGDNLVTDAAKLANVTVSGEIAEHTKGPKIRIHKFKNKTGYHKRQGHRQPLTRVKVTGIKSGK